The window TCCGGCCGGGGCGCGGCAAGGCGGCGCTCATCCTGTTCTGGTCCGTGTTCTGCCCGATGTGCAAGGAGATGATGCCGGTGATCGACCGGTTCGCCGCGCGGCACGGCAAGACCGTTCGCGTCATCGGGGTCAACCTAGACGGGAAACGGTTCTCCAACGCGGTGCGGGCATGGATGAAGGATTCTCACCCCCGATTCCCGGTCGGGTTGGACGAGATCCGGGACGACTTCTTCATCTCCTCCGACCCGTACGGAGTCGAGAAGACCCCCACGGCGGTCCTGGTCGACGGTACCGGCTTGGTCCGGGGCGCGTGGGCGGCGGAAGCGCTGCGGGTATTCGAACGCAACGCCGATGCGATCGTCGCGGATTTACAGAAGCGCCCGGCCGCGCGCCAGTAACAGGAGCGCCGTCTCCATCCCCTTTCCGAACCACTCCCGGTAAAATCCGGGAAGGGCGGAAAACCCGGCATTGATTCCCGGCCCCGCGAGGATCGGAGTCCACAGCATCAACAGGAGCACCACGACGGCGAAGGAGAAGATCCTGCCGCTGCGCCGCACGTCGGGCTGCCCGTCCATGAACCCTTCCACGGAAAAGCAGAGATGCATGGAGAAGAGAAATGCCGCCGCGCCGAGGTAGATCTTCCCGGCATGGGGGAATCCTCCCCGGACCAGGAGTACCGGAATCACCGCGACGACGTTGTAGAGCGGCACGGCATAGGGGGCAAGATCGATCGCCACGTTCGTCCGGTCGATCACTACCTTCCCGCCGGACCGCGAAGTGATATGGAAACCGTGGACCTGCCGCAGGAACAATTTCGCAACGAGGAGGTGGGTGAACTCGTGCGCCCAGAGATACATCCGCTCCGGTTTCCTCACCAGGAAATGGACGACGAGATACGCGGTCGCGCCTCCGAGAAGGATAAGACCATGGACCATCGTGAAGCGGACCGCCATCCGGCCCGGCAGGCGGTATAAAAGAACAGCGTCTGCAAACAGGATGGGTACTCCGATCAACGAATAAAGGAGTACCCTCACGCGCGCCCCGGGTGGAAATTCATAACATATTGTATATAAAGATAAATAAACCGCATCAGCAGGAAGATTTTTTCTTTGTGCAATAATATAACATTATGCTATTATTGCAAAAAAATATATTGAATGATCCTCTCGGGGAGGCGCCATTGGACAGCGGGAGCGTACCGGCCATCCTCAAGACGCGCGATCTGGCAATCCTCCTCGATCTCAGTCCCGACGTCGTGAACGACTTGGCGCGACGCGGGCACCTGAAGGGATTCAAGAGCGGGAACCAGTGGCGCTTCCGGCGTCGGGACGTTGAGCGATACATGGATCGGATCAGGAAACTGGCGCCCCCGGGGTGACTCGAACACCCGGCCAAAGGTTTAGGAAACCTCTGCTCTATCCACCTGAGCTACGGGGGCGTGCCCCTCACCGCCTGCCTTGTTGCCTGACTTATTCCTCGAACTGAAGCAGCGAGAACACCTTGTGCCCCTTCAGAAGTTCCCGTCCCTTCAACGAGGTGAGCTCCGCGAGGAAGCAACATTCTACAACATCGGCGCCCAGCCTGGTCAGCAGCCCGATCACCGCGGATACGGTCCCGCCCGTCGCCAGCACGTCGTCCGCCACGACCACCTTCATCCCGGGACGGATCGCGTCCGCGTGGATCTCGAGACGGTCCTTCCCGTATTCGAGGTCGTAGGAGGCCGCCACCGTCTTGTACGGCAATTTGCCGGCCTTGCGTACGAGCAGGACGCCCGTGCCCAGCTTGTACGCCATCGCGGCCCCCATGACGAAACCGCGCGCCTCGATTCCGACGACCGCTTCGATCCCCTTCGCGAAGTGGCGGTGCGCCATCAGGTCGATCGCCTGCTGGAAGGACGCCGGGTCGGACAGGAGCGTCGTAATGTCCTTGAACTGGATCCCCTTCTTCGGGAAATCGGGGATGTTGCGGATCCGTTTTTTCAACTCACTGGTCGGCATATTCTCCCCCTGAACGATTCAGATACGGGAAAGGATCCACGGCCACTCCATCGACGCCCAGCTCGAAGTGGAGGTGATGGGTGGTGGCGTTCCCGCTCCTGCCGACGGTGCCGATCACGGCCCCTGCCGACACGGTTTCGCCGGATTGTACACGAATCGTCGCCAGATGTCCGTACAGCGTAGTGATCCCTTCCCCGTGATCGATTATTACCGCGTTGCCGTATCCGCGTTTCCCGTTTCCGGCGTATACCGCAAGGCCCGGCGACGCGGCATGGACCTCCGTCCCGGCCGGCGCGAGGATGTCGATCCCCGCATGCAACCTCCCCGACCGCTTCCCGAAGCCGGAGGAGGCGGTCCCCTGGACGGGAGGAAGAAGCCGGATCCTGTCCAGCCGATCCCCGGGGATTCGGTAACGAGCGGCGGATCCGCACCCGGAAACAAGCGCGGCGAGCAGGAGTACGGCGACCCGGCGTCGGCCGATCAACGATCGAAGCCGTGCATGCCGACGAGGGGTACGAAGCGGCATCCGCCGAGGACCTCGGTTTCGATTCGGCCGGAACGTTTGGTCACGCGGATCAGTTCCTGTTCGTAACGCTCCCCCACAGGCAGGACGATGATGCCGTTCTCCGACAACTGGGAGACCCACGGCGTGGGTACGGAAGGCGATGCCGCGGCGGAGAGAATGCGGTCGAACGGCGCGTGTCCGGGAGACCCGAGCGAACCGTCTCCGACGACGAACGTCACGTTCGCGATGTCCATCTTCGCGAGGCGCTTTCGCGCGTCGGCGGAAAGGGACGGGAGGCGCTCGATCGTCACCAGTTCGCGGCAGAGTCGCGCAAGGATCGCGGTCTGGTATCCCGAACCGGTCCCGATCTCGAGGACCTTCTCCCCGCCCGAAAGCCGGAGCGCGGCCGTCATCTCGGCGACGATGAAGGGCTGAGAGATCGTCTGCCCCTCCCCGATGGGGAGAGGCTCGTCCGTGTATGCCAGGTGTCGAATCCCTTCCGGGATGAAGAGGTGACGGGGCACCTCTTCCATCACCGCAAGCACGCGCTCGTCGCGAATGCCGCGACGACGGATCTGTTCCTCCACCATGCGCCGGCGGAGGAGGGTTTCCCTCACCAGGTCCATTTCCGCAAGGCCCGCAGTGCGGCGTAATTCGTAAGGTCCAGATGGATCGGAGTCACAGAGATGAACCCATCTTCGATCGCCTCCAGGTCGGAACCCGGGACATCCTCGCTGTTCAGGTTGTCGCCGCCGATCCAGTAATACTTCTTTCCCCTCGGGTCGCGCTTCTCCACGATCAGGTCGCCGTAGACCCTCTTACCCATCCGGGTGACCCGCACGCCATTGATCTCCTCCCGGCCGGCGTTGGGCACGTTGACGTTCAGCAAGGTGTCGTCGGGAAGACCCCGCTTCAGGACTTTTCGCGCCACGTCCAGCGCCATCGTCGCCGCCGTGTCGAACCGGAACCGGGTACGGGTGACCAGCGATACGGCGATGGAAGGGACGCCGAGCAGCGTCCCTTCCATCGCGGCGGAAACGGTGCCGGAGTAGGTGATGTCGTCGCCCAGGTTCGCCCCCTTGTTGATCCCGGAGACGAGCAGGTCGATCTTTTTCCCCCGCAGGATGCCGTTCACCCCGAGGTTGACGCAGTCGGTGGGCGTCCCGTCGACGGAGTAGACGCGCGGAGAGATCTTCTCCACCCTCAGGGGATGGGTGAGCGAGAGGGAGTGGCTTGCCGCGCTCCGCTCGCGGTCGGGTGCGACCACGTACACCGTGCCGAGTTCCTTCAAGGCTTCCGCCAATGCCTCGATTCCCTCGGAGCGCACGCCGTCGTCGTTCGAAACGAGAATCACGTGACCGCTGTCGACCAATGGAGCCCCTCCTTTTTCCCAAGGAAAAAGGGGCTACGAGAGCGTGTCTCGTAACCCCTCGTGTTTGCTGGTCGGGACGACTGGATTCGAACCAGCGACCCCTTGCACCCCATGCAAGTGCGCTACCAGGCTGCGCTACGTCCCGATCCGTGAAGAAATGATATTACCGGACGAGGGGATCGTTGTCACTTCATTTTCGGTGCGGTCGCTGCTGATGCCGCCGACGCCCGCCCGTAGTCGTCCTCGAACCGCTCGATGTCGTCCTCTCCCACATACTCCCCCATCTGCACCTCGATGACGACGAGGTTTTCCTTCCCCACGCTCTCGACCCGATGGAGAGCGCCCACGGGGATGTCGATCGACCCCCCCGGGAGAAGGTTCAAGGTCTCCTTGCCGCGAGTCACGATCGCCTCCCCCCGGACCACCTGCCAATGCTCCGAACGCCGCTTGTGCCTCTGAAGGCTCAGGCGGCTTCCCGGCCGCACGACGAACTGCTTCACCTTGTACCCGTCCTCCTCGTGCAGGACCAGGTAATACCCCCAGGGGCGGTCGCCCCGCTCCATTACCATGCAACTCTCCTCTACGCCACAACTACAGAGAAAAACATCGTGATATGGCAGCTACTTGAACAATTAATGTTCGAGTATCGCCTTGATTCTTGCGAGGTCCTTTTTCACCTGGCGCAACGTCACCCTGTACGGGTTTTCGGCGAGGTCGAGTTTCAGTTGCTTGTGGCGCTCCTTCAATCGTTCCTTCAGCTTCACCCGCGCGCCCTCGATGGTGAAACGCTCCTCGTAGAGAAGATGCTTGATCTCCAGAAGCGTCTCGACATCCTGGCGCTTGTACACCCGGTGCTGTGATTGATTCTTCGCGGGAGTGATCCGGAACTCGGTTTCCCAGAACCGAAGGACGTAAGGCTTCACTCCCAAGATTCGGCTCACTTCGCCGATCTTGAAATGAAACTTCTCCGGTATCCGGTTGGCGGTCACACCTTCCCTGAACGCCTCAGGACGTCTTGGTCGGTTCGTTGATGTGAGACTTCAAGATCTGGCTGGGACGGAACGTAAGGACGCGGCGCGCGGTGATTTCGATGTCGTCCCCGGTTTGCGGATTGCGACCCTTCCGCGGGCGCTTGTCGCGCAGGGTGAAGTTTCCGAAACCGGAAATCTTGATCTTGTCACCCTGTTTGAGGCTGGCCTTCATCGTTTCGAAGATCTTCTCCACGATGTCCTGCGATTCCTTCTTGGAGAGACCACCGATTTTTTCGTAAACGATCTCGACCAGGTCCGCTTTCGTCATGTCGCCTCCTACGGCCCCTCAAGAGGTCCGAATCTTGCCGCCGAACCGATTCTCCAATAAATCTACGATCTTGCTATGTATACTATGGACTTCCGCTTCCGTCAAGGTTCTGTCAAGGGATTGCAGTTTCACCCGGATCCCGACGCTCTTGTTCCCATCCCCGATCTTTTCCCCGGTGAAGATGTCGAACACCGCGGCATCCTCGATCTCCGGGGAAACCTCCCGAACCATCGCGAGAACGTCGCCCACGGCCACCCCGACCGGGAAGACGCACGCCACGTCGCGGAAAACAGGAGGAAATTTTGGAAGCGGCGCGTACCGTCCCGGCGGCGGCGGCGAAGCGGTCGCTTGCAGCAGGCGGATCTCGCCGTAGAAAACAGGGCCCGTGAGCTCGAAGGAAGCGAGCAATTCCTTGCGGATCGCCCCGAACCAGCCGACAACCTCGCCGTCCCGCAGGATGTCCGCCGCCTTCCCGTCCTCGAAAAACGGCCGAAGGCGCGTGGGGACGACGTGAAGCGGGGATGCGCAAAGGTGCAGCAGGAGCGGCACCACGACCCCCTTCATGTCGAAGAAGTCGGCGGGAGCGTCGGCGCCGGACCAGTCGCCGGGAAGACGCTTCCCGCAGAGGATCACGCCGAGCCGGGGTTCCTCGAAATGCCCCTCGACGTACGACTTCCCGAACACCTTTCCCCCCTCGAAGAGCCGGACGTCGTCGATGAAACGGCGCACGTTGTCCGCCGCGTTCGACAGGAGCCCGGCCAGCAAATGGGGGCGCATCAAGGTCGTATCGTCCGAGATCGGGTTCACGAGGCGGACCGCGTCCGCGGGGTCGAATCCGAGGAACGCCCCTAGCCGCTCCCAGGTACGACCACCGACGAAGGAGAAGTTCACCGCTTGTGAAAACCCTCGTCCACGCAGGAAGTCGAAAGCCCGTTCCTGGATGTCGACGAACCGGTCGTCCGCGGAAAATTCCGGCGCCTTCGATTCGGGATACGTCGTGGGGATGGAGTCGTACCCGGAAAGGCGGGCGACCTCCTCCACCAAATCGATCTCCCGCTCGATGTCGAACCGGTGCGTGGGGACCGTGACGTTCCATTTTCCCGTTCCGTCGTCCGCTACCGGGAACCCGAGGCGTCCGAAGATCTCCCCGCACGATCCGGGTGAATACTCCCTCCCCATGATCCGGGTCGCCCTCTCCGGCCGGAACGGCACTGTCCGGGACTTCACGCTCTCTCCGCCGACGTCGATCACGCCCTTGGCGATGGACAATCCTGCGAAGCGCGACAGGAGCGACACCGCGCGGTCCGCGGCGTAGACGGTTCCCGACGGGTCGACTCCCCGCTCGAATCGGTACGATGCCTCGCTCGACAGCCCCAGCTTCTTCGCCGTCCTGCGGATCGAGGGAGGCGAGAAGTGTGCGCTCTCGAAGACCACGCGCGTCGTCCCGTCGACGACCTCGCTGTTCGCCCCGCCCATCACGCCCGCGACGGCCACCGGACCGTCCGCGTCCCGGATAAGGAGCATCCCGGGATCGATCTTGCGCTCCGACCCGTCCAGGGTCGTGAAGCTCAGCGTTTCTTTCGGGGCCCGCACGTCGATCCTGGCACCGCGCAGCCGGTCGAGGTCGAAGGCGTGCATCGGCTGGCCCACCTCGAGCAGCAGGTAGTTCGTGACGTCGACGATGTTGTTGATCGGTCGGATCCCGCACAGGGTAAGGCGCCGCCGCATCCAGTCCGGGGAAGGGGCGATCGTCACCCCGGACACCGCCCGGGCGGTGTACCGCGGGCACAGGTCCGGGTCGGAGACGGTAATCCGCACCATGTCCCCGATCGCCTCCCCCTCTTCTGATAAAGACACGTCGGGAAGAACGACCTTCTCCCCGGTGATGGAGGCGAGCTCCCTCGCAACGCCGAGCACGCTCAGGCAGTCGCCCCGGTTCGGCGTGATCTCGACCTCGAGGAGCCAGTCGGAAAGGCCGAGCGCGTCGGCAAGCGGCTTGCCGGGAGCGGTGTCCTCCGGAAGGATCATGATCCCCGCAGAATCCTCGGCGAGCTTCAGCTCCTGCTCCGAGCAGAGCATCCCTTCCGACGCCTGGCCCCGGATCTTCGCCTTTTTGATCTCAACGCCGTTGGGAAGCCGTGCGCCGATCTTCGCCAGCGCCACCGCGTCCCCGGCCTTCATGTTTTTCGCCCCGCAGACGACACCGTACTCCGCCGACCCGTCGGTCACCTTGCACAGGGAAAGCCGGTCGGCGTTCGGATGCTGCCGCATCTCGAGGATCCGCGCGGTTACGACGGAATCGAGCCCCTCTCCGAGGAACCGGCAGGAGGAGACTTCCACGCCCGCCATCGTGAGCGCTTCCTGCACCTGCGCGGCGGAGAGACGCGTGTCGATGAATTCCTTCAGCCAGGAATACAATATTTTCAAGGGAACGCTTTCCTCCCCCCCGCCCCGTCAGAACTGCGAGAGGAAACGGATGTCGTTTTCGAACAGGAGACGGATGTCCGAGATCCCGTGGCGCAACATGGCGATGCGCTCGATGCCCATGCCGAAGGCGAAACCGGCGTACTCCTCGGGGTCGTACCCTACGAATCCGAAGACGGAAGGATCGACCATCCCGGCGCCGAGGATCTCGAGCCACCCCGACTCCTTGCACACCCGGCACCCCGACCCGCCGCAGAGGACGCACTGGATGTCCATCTCGGCGGACGGCTCGGTGAACGGGAAGTAGCTGGGGCGGAACCGCACCGGCGTAGTGGGGCCGAAGGTCATCCGGCAGAACTCGGTGAGCAGCCCCTTGAGGTCGGCCATCGTGATGTCCCGGTCGACCGCGAGTCCTTCCACCTGGTGGAACATCGGGGAGTGCGTTATGTCGGAGTCGGACCGGTAGACCGTGCCGGGCGCGATGATCCGGACCGGAGGCTTCATCCGCTCCATCGTCCGGATCTGGACCGGCGAAGTGTGGGTGCGAAGGACGAGGTCGCCGGCGGCGGATTCGACGTAGAACGTGTCCTGCATGTCCCGCGCCGGGTGTTCCGGAGGGAAGTTGAGGGCCTCGAAGTTGTAATAATCCTTCTCGACGTCCGGTCCCCCCCGGACGGAGAAGCCGAGACGGCGGAAGACGGAGATGATTTCCGACATCGTCTGCGAGACGGGGTGCCGGCGGCCCGGCATCGGCGCCCTCCCGGGCAGGGTGACGTCGATCCGCTCCCGACCGTCGCGGAGGAGCCGTTCCTTCTCCCGGATCTCCGCGAGCCTGGCGTCGAACGCGGACTCGAGCCCGGCGCGCGCGCGGTTCGCCTGCTCGCCGACCGCCTTGCGCTCCTCCATGGGAAGCGCGGCGACGCCCTTCAGGATTCCGGAGACGGCGCCTTTCTTCCCGAAGAAGCGGCCTTTCGCGTCGAGAAGGTCGCTCTCGCTGCGCGCGGCCGCAATGGCCGCCATCCCCTCGTCGAGGAGGCGGGTGATCTGTTCCGAGGTGCCGGGCAAGCCCAGGAACCCCCGCTACGCCAGGGCGGCTTTCGATCGATCGGCGATCGCGCGGAAACCCGCGGGATCGTTGACGGCCAGATCCGCGAGGATCTTCCGGTCGACCTCGACGCCCGCCTTTTTCAGCCCGAACAGGAACTGGCTGTAGGAGAGTCCGTTCTCGCGCGCGGCGGCGTTTACGCGGACGATCCAGAGGGCCCGGAACTCCCGCTTGTTGTTCCGCCGGTCGCGGTAGGCATACCGCAGCGCGCGCGCGACGGCTTCCTTGGCGGAGCGCAGCAGGCTTCCGTGTCCGCCGCGGAACCCCTTTGCGAGCTTGAGGATCGAACGACGCTTCTTGTGCGAATGTACGGCTCTTTTTACGCGAGGCATGTCGTTTCCCTTCTACCTTTTTCTTCGCTGTTTTCCGTCGCCGCTGTTAAAGGTACGGCAGCAGGCGGCGGATCGACTTCTCGTTCGTATGGTGGACCAGGGCCGACTTGCGAAGCGCACGCTTCCGCTTCCGGTCCTTCGACGTCAGGATGTGGCTCTTTCCGGACTTGGCGCGCTTGATCCCGCCGGCGCCCGTCGCGCGAAACCGCTTGCTCGCGCCCCGGTTCGATTTCATCTTCGGCATGACCTATCCCTCCCGTTTCTGCGCCGGTGGC is drawn from bacterium and contains these coding sequences:
- a CDS encoding TlpA disulfide reductase family protein, with protein sequence MTGLSSRGGRVLSLVLLFLFVIASASPVAAAAGQKLRTLVHPGEKAPGFSLKDVDGKEVAFRPGRGKAALILFWSVFCPMCKEMMPVIDRFAARHGKTVRVIGVNLDGKRFSNAVRAWMKDSHPRFPVGLDEIRDDFFISSDPYGVEKTPTAVLVDGTGLVRGAWAAEALRVFERNADAIVADLQKRPAARQ
- a CDS encoding helix-turn-helix domain-containing protein, whose protein sequence is MDSGSVPAILKTRDLAILLDLSPDVVNDLARRGHLKGFKSGNQWRFRRRDVERYMDRIRKLAPPG
- a CDS encoding adenine phosphoribosyltransferase gives rise to the protein MPTSELKKRIRNIPDFPKKGIQFKDITTLLSDPASFQQAIDLMAHRHFAKGIEAVVGIEARGFVMGAAMAYKLGTGVLLVRKAGKLPYKTVAASYDLEYGKDRLEIHADAIRPGMKVVVADDVLATGGTVSAVIGLLTRLGADVVECCFLAELTSLKGRELLKGHKVFSLLQFEE
- a CDS encoding M23 family metallopeptidase, producing the protein MIGRRRVAVLLLAALVSGCGSAARYRIPGDRLDRIRLLPPVQGTASSGFGKRSGRLHAGIDILAPAGTEVHAASPGLAVYAGNGKRGYGNAVIIDHGEGITTLYGHLATIRVQSGETVSAGAVIGTVGRSGNATTHHLHFELGVDGVAVDPFPYLNRSGGEYADQ
- a CDS encoding protein-L-isoaspartate(D-aspartate) O-methyltransferase codes for the protein MDLVRETLLRRRMVEEQIRRRGIRDERVLAVMEEVPRHLFIPEGIRHLAYTDEPLPIGEGQTISQPFIVAEMTAALRLSGGEKVLEIGTGSGYQTAILARLCRELVTIERLPSLSADARKRLAKMDIANVTFVVGDGSLGSPGHAPFDRILSAAASPSVPTPWVSQLSENGIIVLPVGERYEQELIRVTKRSGRIETEVLGGCRFVPLVGMHGFDR
- the surE gene encoding 5'/3'-nucleotidase SurE — protein: MVDSGHVILVSNDDGVRSEGIEALAEALKELGTVYVVAPDRERSAASHSLSLTHPLRVEKISPRVYSVDGTPTDCVNLGVNGILRGKKIDLLVSGINKGANLGDDITYSGTVSAAMEGTLLGVPSIAVSLVTRTRFRFDTAATMALDVARKVLKRGLPDDTLLNVNVPNAGREEINGVRVTRMGKRVYGDLIVEKRDPRGKKYYWIGGDNLNSEDVPGSDLEAIEDGFISVTPIHLDLTNYAALRALRKWTW
- a CDS encoding phosphomannose isomerase type II C-terminal cupin domain; translation: MVMERGDRPWGYYLVLHEEDGYKVKQFVVRPGSRLSLQRHKRRSEHWQVVRGEAIVTRGKETLNLLPGGSIDIPVGALHRVESVGKENLVVIEVQMGEYVGEDDIERFEDDYGRASAASAATAPKMK
- a CDS encoding MerR family transcriptional regulator; protein product: MTANRIPEKFHFKIGEVSRILGVKPYVLRFWETEFRITPAKNQSQHRVYKRQDVETLLEIKHLLYEERFTIEGARVKLKERLKERHKQLKLDLAENPYRVTLRQVKKDLARIKAILEH
- a CDS encoding integration host factor subunit alpha, which gives rise to MTKADLVEIVYEKIGGLSKKESQDIVEKIFETMKASLKQGDKIKISGFGNFTLRDKRPRKGRNPQTGDDIEITARRVLTFRPSQILKSHINEPTKTS
- the pheT gene encoding phenylalanine--tRNA ligase subunit beta is translated as MKILYSWLKEFIDTRLSAAQVQEALTMAGVEVSSCRFLGEGLDSVVTARILEMRQHPNADRLSLCKVTDGSAEYGVVCGAKNMKAGDAVALAKIGARLPNGVEIKKAKIRGQASEGMLCSEQELKLAEDSAGIMILPEDTAPGKPLADALGLSDWLLEVEITPNRGDCLSVLGVARELASITGEKVVLPDVSLSEEGEAIGDMVRITVSDPDLCPRYTARAVSGVTIAPSPDWMRRRLTLCGIRPINNIVDVTNYLLLEVGQPMHAFDLDRLRGARIDVRAPKETLSFTTLDGSERKIDPGMLLIRDADGPVAVAGVMGGANSEVVDGTTRVVFESAHFSPPSIRRTAKKLGLSSEASYRFERGVDPSGTVYAADRAVSLLSRFAGLSIAKGVIDVGGESVKSRTVPFRPERATRIMGREYSPGSCGEIFGRLGFPVADDGTGKWNVTVPTHRFDIEREIDLVEEVARLSGYDSIPTTYPESKAPEFSADDRFVDIQERAFDFLRGRGFSQAVNFSFVGGRTWERLGAFLGFDPADAVRLVNPISDDTTLMRPHLLAGLLSNAADNVRRFIDDVRLFEGGKVFGKSYVEGHFEEPRLGVILCGKRLPGDWSGADAPADFFDMKGVVVPLLLHLCASPLHVVPTRLRPFFEDGKAADILRDGEVVGWFGAIRKELLASFELTGPVFYGEIRLLQATASPPPPGRYAPLPKFPPVFRDVACVFPVGVAVGDVLAMVREVSPEIEDAAVFDIFTGEKIGDGNKSVGIRVKLQSLDRTLTEAEVHSIHSKIVDLLENRFGGKIRTS
- the pheS gene encoding phenylalanine--tRNA ligase subunit alpha; this translates as MAAIAAARSESDLLDAKGRFFGKKGAVSGILKGVAALPMEERKAVGEQANRARAGLESAFDARLAEIREKERLLRDGRERIDVTLPGRAPMPGRRHPVSQTMSEIISVFRRLGFSVRGGPDVEKDYYNFEALNFPPEHPARDMQDTFYVESAAGDLVLRTHTSPVQIRTMERMKPPVRIIAPGTVYRSDSDITHSPMFHQVEGLAVDRDITMADLKGLLTEFCRMTFGPTTPVRFRPSYFPFTEPSAEMDIQCVLCGGSGCRVCKESGWLEILGAGMVDPSVFGFVGYDPEEYAGFAFGMGIERIAMLRHGISDIRLLFENDIRFLSQF
- the rplT gene encoding 50S ribosomal protein L20 yields the protein MPRVKRAVHSHKKRRSILKLAKGFRGGHGSLLRSAKEAVARALRYAYRDRRNNKREFRALWIVRVNAAARENGLSYSQFLFGLKKAGVEVDRKILADLAVNDPAGFRAIADRSKAALA
- the rpmI gene encoding 50S ribosomal protein L35; the encoded protein is MPKMKSNRGASKRFRATGAGGIKRAKSGKSHILTSKDRKRKRALRKSALVHHTNEKSIRRLLPYL